One Catalinimonas alkaloidigena DNA window includes the following coding sequences:
- the glmM gene encoding phosphoglucosamine mutase yields MSLIKSISGIRGTIGGKSGEGLTPPDIVKYAAAYGSWLLSRSEKRHVVVGRDARVSGEMVSHLVTATLQGLGLHVIDLGLSTTPTVEIAVTDEEAAGGIIITASHNPAQWNALKLLNERGEFLSAADGAQVLDIAEADDVEFVESKKLGSYEAKGGYLQKHIEKILALPLVDKKAIEKRNFAIAIDCVNSTGGLAVPMLLEALGVKRVEKFYCEPDGQFPHNPEPLPENLTFISSKIEKGKFDLGIVVDPDVDRLVLLTEDGTVFGEEYTLVAVADYVLKHHPGGNTVSNLSSTQALRDVTEKHGGQYFASAVGEVNVVELMKEKGAVIGGEGNGGVIYPELHYGRDALVGIALFLTHLAKFGKPATMLRGSYPNYFMSKNKIELTPSIDVGSVLDAITQKYQKQPINTIDGVKIEFDSQWVHLRRSNTEPIIRIYTEAESMVTADNLARKLISDIKEIITQKA; encoded by the coding sequence GTGTCGCTAATCAAGTCTATTTCTGGTATTAGAGGAACCATTGGGGGTAAGAGTGGAGAAGGCCTTACACCTCCCGATATCGTGAAGTATGCCGCTGCCTACGGGAGCTGGCTGTTGTCGCGCTCCGAGAAGCGCCACGTCGTGGTGGGGCGGGACGCGCGCGTGTCGGGCGAAATGGTGTCGCATCTGGTAACTGCCACGTTGCAGGGGCTGGGTTTGCACGTGATTGACCTGGGGCTGTCGACTACGCCAACCGTTGAGATCGCGGTTACGGATGAGGAAGCCGCTGGTGGAATCATCATCACGGCCAGTCACAATCCGGCGCAATGGAATGCCCTGAAACTGTTGAACGAGCGTGGTGAGTTTCTGTCCGCCGCCGACGGTGCGCAGGTGCTGGACATTGCCGAAGCCGACGACGTGGAATTCGTCGAGTCAAAGAAACTGGGCTCGTACGAGGCCAAAGGAGGCTATTTACAGAAGCACATCGAGAAGATTCTGGCCCTGCCTCTGGTGGATAAAAAGGCCATTGAAAAGCGCAATTTCGCCATTGCCATCGACTGTGTGAATTCGACCGGCGGACTGGCGGTTCCCATGCTGCTGGAGGCACTCGGTGTAAAGCGGGTAGAAAAATTCTACTGCGAACCCGACGGTCAGTTTCCGCACAATCCGGAGCCTCTGCCCGAAAACCTGACGTTCATCTCCAGTAAAATCGAGAAGGGCAAATTTGACCTGGGCATCGTGGTCGATCCCGACGTAGACCGTCTGGTACTGCTGACGGAAGACGGCACGGTATTCGGCGAAGAGTATACGTTGGTCGCAGTGGCCGACTACGTTCTGAAGCATCATCCGGGAGGCAACACCGTTTCGAACCTTTCGTCTACACAAGCGTTGCGCGACGTAACGGAAAAACACGGCGGGCAGTATTTTGCTTCGGCGGTAGGCGAAGTGAACGTGGTCGAGCTGATGAAGGAAAAAGGCGCCGTAATCGGGGGCGAAGGCAACGGTGGGGTGATCTACCCCGAATTGCACTACGGTCGCGATGCGCTGGTGGGCATTGCCCTGTTCCTGACCCATCTGGCCAAATTTGGCAAGCCCGCTACCATGTTGCGCGGCTCGTATCCCAACTACTTCATGTCGAAGAACAAGATCGAGCTAACGCCGAGCATCGACGTGGGAAGTGTGCTGGACGCCATTACCCAGAAGTACCAGAAGCAGCCGATCAACACCATCGACGGTGTAAAAATCGAGTTCGACAGCCAGTGGGTGCACTTGCGCCGTTCGAATACTGAGCCGATCATCCGGATTTACACAGAAGCGGAATCGATGGTTACCGCCGATAACCTGGCGCGGAAACTCATTTCCGACATCAAAGAAATCATCACGCAGAAAGCTTAA
- a CDS encoding YceI family protein, producing the protein MHKNLKYVVLFSSVVLYATSCSEAPKSEEAQVGEEQAVAVSNAGTSYTVDTSASQIMWVGTKVTGRHQGTFDIIEGTLQVENGQLEAGSFVMDINSLAVVDEGMGNEDRVKLTTHLKSGDFFESEKFPEARFELSSVKPYEAGGTAEASTASDSEFKLENPTHLVTGNLTLKDSTKSITFPARISIDANQVSAQAKFNIDRTHWGLVYRADQSFGDRMIHPEVHLSIDLMAKKNLAM; encoded by the coding sequence ATGCACAAAAACCTAAAGTACGTCGTCTTATTCTCAAGCGTTGTTCTCTATGCCACAAGTTGCTCCGAAGCACCTAAAAGCGAAGAAGCGCAGGTAGGCGAAGAGCAGGCGGTGGCCGTTTCGAACGCCGGTACAAGTTACACGGTCGATACCTCGGCCAGCCAGATTATGTGGGTCGGCACCAAAGTAACCGGCCGCCACCAGGGAACCTTCGACATTATTGAGGGCACGCTGCAAGTAGAAAACGGACAACTGGAAGCCGGAAGTTTCGTCATGGACATCAACTCGCTGGCCGTCGTCGACGAGGGCATGGGCAACGAAGACCGGGTAAAACTGACGACCCATCTGAAAAGCGGCGACTTTTTTGAGAGTGAAAAATTCCCGGAGGCCCGTTTCGAACTTTCGAGCGTAAAGCCGTACGAGGCAGGGGGCACGGCCGAGGCCAGCACGGCCAGCGACAGTGAGTTTAAGCTCGAAAATCCCACCCATCTGGTGACCGGAAACCTGACGTTGAAAGACTCCACCAAGAGCATCACCTTCCCGGCCCGCATTAGCATCGACGCCAATCAGGTGTCGGCGCAGGCCAAGTTCAACATCGACCGCACCCACTGGGGATTGGTGTACCGCGCCGACCAGTCGTTTGGCGACCGGATGATCCACCCGGAGGTGCACCTGAGCATTGATCTGATGGCCAAGAAGAATTTGGCGATGTAA
- a CDS encoding universal stress protein: protein MKKILVPTDFSETATGALHAAQEIARQSGGTLHLLHVITPVIMPTATLDTTMGYNYSDPAVEQVMTRQLIEQAETQLQELAAASPVPVQTEVRLDQVTAGILETAEQTGAELIVIGSQGEGGTLFGSTHERVVRHSTCPVLSIREAKGRFSPQHIVLATDTEEHTPDIAPAVRQLQQLFGARLHVVTVRTASEAEEHTLQERLRTYAERHHLQDAALHVVTDEDVEEGILHFIDRQRADLVAMTTHGRSALVQLFSGSIAENVIHQGHRPVLTLHIEA from the coding sequence ATGAAAAAAATCCTCGTCCCCACCGATTTTTCGGAAACCGCCACCGGCGCCCTGCACGCAGCGCAAGAGATCGCCCGGCAAAGCGGAGGCACCCTCCATTTGCTACACGTCATCACGCCGGTCATCATGCCCACGGCAACCCTTGATACGACCATGGGCTATAATTACAGTGATCCGGCCGTAGAACAGGTGATGACCCGCCAACTGATCGAACAAGCTGAAACTCAACTGCAGGAACTGGCTGCGGCTTCGCCAGTACCCGTGCAGACCGAAGTGCGCCTCGATCAGGTAACGGCCGGCATTCTGGAAACGGCCGAACAAACCGGCGCGGAACTTATCGTCATCGGGAGCCAGGGTGAAGGCGGTACGCTGTTTGGCTCTACGCACGAGCGTGTGGTGCGGCACAGTACCTGTCCGGTACTGAGCATTCGCGAAGCCAAGGGCCGATTTTCGCCACAACACATTGTGCTAGCGACCGATACGGAAGAACATACCCCCGATATTGCCCCCGCAGTACGGCAGTTGCAACAGCTCTTCGGGGCTCGATTGCACGTGGTGACGGTGCGCACCGCGTCGGAAGCCGAAGAGCACACGTTACAGGAACGTCTGCGCACCTACGCGGAGCGGCATCACTTACAGGACGCTGCGTTACACGTCGTCACCGACGAAGACGTAGAGGAAGGCATCCTGCATTTTATCGACCGACAGCGGGCCGATCTGGTCGCCATGACCACCCACGGCAGGAGTGCGCTTGTGCAGCTATTTTCTGGTAGTATTGCCGAGAACGTGATTCACCAGGGGCACCGCCCGGTACTCACACTTCACATCGAAGCTTAG
- a CDS encoding diacylglycerol/lipid kinase family protein produces MQGNDRRRVWFVVNPLAGKRTNIDLAQLIRDHASPTHLAYEIHFSQYAGHSSLLAQEALAAGVEAVIAVGGDGTINEVASQLVGSSVALGIVPFGSGNGLARHLHIPLEPVRALQNLAVYSPYTIDTATLNGRPFFCTAGVGFDAHVGALFARSVRRGFRSYVTTTLQEYFKYESHRYRLCWDDQSLALEAFTITFANAGQYGNNAWIAPKADIADGVLDLCVLRPFPHYVMPVLGTQLFRRTLDQSPYLDIHPVKKVVLECDTSVPTPLHIDGEPLALEGPFTIAIRPGSLRVLC; encoded by the coding sequence ATGCAGGGAAACGACCGTCGGCGGGTCTGGTTTGTGGTCAACCCACTGGCCGGAAAACGTACGAACATCGACCTGGCGCAACTGATCCGGGACCACGCCAGCCCCACGCACCTCGCGTACGAGATTCACTTTAGTCAGTACGCCGGCCACTCTTCGCTTCTGGCGCAGGAAGCGCTTGCCGCGGGCGTTGAGGCGGTGATCGCCGTCGGGGGCGATGGTACCATCAACGAAGTGGCATCCCAGCTGGTGGGTTCGTCCGTGGCGCTGGGCATTGTGCCGTTCGGCTCCGGCAATGGGCTGGCCCGCCATTTGCACATCCCGCTCGAACCGGTTCGCGCCCTGCAAAACCTCGCCGTTTACAGCCCCTATACTATCGATACCGCTACGCTGAACGGCCGGCCCTTTTTCTGCACGGCAGGTGTCGGGTTCGATGCGCACGTCGGCGCCCTGTTTGCCCGGAGCGTGCGGCGCGGCTTTCGCAGCTACGTCACGACCACGCTGCAAGAGTATTTCAAGTATGAGTCGCACCGCTACCGTCTTTGCTGGGACGACCAATCGCTGGCGCTTGAAGCGTTTACCATCACGTTCGCCAATGCCGGACAATACGGCAACAACGCGTGGATTGCCCCCAAGGCCGACATCGCCGACGGGGTGCTGGACCTGTGTGTGCTTCGCCCTTTTCCACATTACGTTATGCCGGTGCTGGGCACGCAATTGTTTCGCCGCACCCTCGATCAATCGCCGTACCTGGACATCCATCCTGTCAAAAAAGTAGTGTTAGAATGCGATACGTCGGTCCCCACGCCGCTGCACATCGACGGGGAGCCGCTGGCGCTGGAAGGTCCGTTTACGATTGCCATTCGGCCGGGGAGCCTGCGGGTGCTGTGCTGA
- a CDS encoding translation initiation factor: MAKKKNDWKGRSGVVYSTSDSFNYDYEGASQEETLPPQQQQLRVSLDRKQRGGKQVTLVTGFVGTDDDLKELGKMLKTKCGVGGAAKDGEIVVQGDHRDKVLQLLLDQGYKAKKSGG, encoded by the coding sequence GTGGCAAAAAAGAAGAATGACTGGAAAGGCCGAAGTGGCGTGGTGTATTCCACCAGCGACTCGTTTAATTATGATTACGAAGGCGCTTCGCAGGAAGAGACGCTCCCGCCGCAGCAACAGCAGCTCCGCGTTTCGCTCGACCGCAAACAGCGGGGTGGCAAACAGGTTACGCTGGTCACGGGCTTTGTCGGCACGGACGACGACCTGAAAGAATTAGGCAAGATGCTGAAGACCAAATGTGGCGTGGGCGGGGCGGCCAAAGACGGCGAAATCGTCGTGCAGGGCGACCACCGCGACAAAGTATTGCAGTTGCTGCTGGACCAGGGGTACAAAGCCAAAAAATCGGGCGGCTGA
- a CDS encoding M28 family peptidase, with protein sequence MHRSRLFLFLLLLMAWVPLATKGPEPDRVEVFRQINQEVKEHGQAYQTLGDATSTIGHRMTGTDNGHRAEKYAYDLLKKYGYRNVDFQEFGAEVWQRGEVSLNIVPAHSDNFVTMKAVTLAHSPIQSNVKAPLLDLGNGLARDFEHHAAEVKGKIAVMNLGLVPQTPADSLLKNLHRSEKTALAIQYGAAGVILINQVAGNVLLTGTASVDGALIPLPAVCISSESGKQLRDWMKEEALEGHLQMRNTSDQVQARNVIATLEGKELPDERIIIGGHLDSWDLATGALDNGIGSFTVLEIARVFRELKLKPKRTIQFALFMGEEIGLFGSHAMLHELKETGDLDNVRYMINLDMAGNPVGFNTYGRDEALAFFQSVGEDIRKVEPEFANRLMSRPGLHSDHQGFMLEGIPVASPISNLNPALYDCYHADCDDFDLINRADIENSARYTAMLLWALANADTIPAARLSTEDTRDFLVKHHLKEPLQLGKEWRWGE encoded by the coding sequence ATGCACAGATCCCGACTTTTCCTCTTCCTTCTCCTGCTGATGGCGTGGGTGCCGCTGGCGACCAAAGGTCCCGAGCCGGATCGCGTCGAGGTTTTCCGGCAGATCAACCAGGAAGTGAAAGAGCACGGGCAGGCATATCAGACCCTGGGCGATGCGACCTCTACCATCGGGCACCGGATGACGGGTACCGACAACGGCCACCGGGCAGAAAAATATGCGTACGATCTGTTGAAGAAATACGGCTACCGCAACGTCGATTTCCAGGAATTCGGGGCGGAAGTGTGGCAGCGTGGGGAAGTATCGCTGAACATCGTCCCGGCGCACAGCGACAATTTTGTGACGATGAAGGCCGTTACGCTGGCGCATTCGCCGATACAAAGTAATGTAAAAGCTCCTTTGCTCGACCTGGGTAACGGGCTGGCCCGCGATTTCGAGCACCACGCGGCGGAGGTCAAAGGAAAAATTGCGGTGATGAACCTGGGGCTGGTGCCGCAAACGCCCGCCGATAGCCTCCTGAAAAACCTGCACCGCTCGGAAAAGACGGCCCTGGCCATCCAGTACGGCGCTGCCGGGGTGATCCTGATCAACCAGGTGGCAGGCAACGTGTTACTGACCGGTACGGCTTCGGTCGACGGCGCATTGATTCCCCTGCCGGCGGTGTGCATTTCGAGCGAATCGGGAAAGCAGTTGCGCGACTGGATGAAAGAAGAAGCGTTGGAGGGACACTTGCAAATGCGCAATACCAGCGATCAGGTGCAGGCCCGTAACGTGATTGCCACGCTCGAAGGAAAAGAATTGCCCGACGAACGCATCATCATCGGGGGGCATCTGGATTCGTGGGATCTGGCCACCGGGGCGCTCGACAACGGCATCGGGTCGTTTACGGTGCTCGAAATCGCCCGGGTATTCCGCGAACTCAAGCTTAAACCCAAGCGCACCATTCAGTTTGCTCTCTTTATGGGCGAAGAAATCGGTTTGTTCGGGTCGCACGCCATGCTCCACGAGTTAAAGGAAACGGGCGATCTCGACAACGTACGTTACATGATTAACCTGGACATGGCCGGCAATCCTGTCGGGTTCAACACCTACGGTCGCGACGAAGCACTCGCGTTTTTCCAGTCGGTGGGCGAAGACATTCGAAAGGTCGAGCCAGAATTTGCCAATCGGCTGATGAGCCGACCGGGGCTGCACAGCGATCACCAAGGATTTATGCTGGAGGGCATTCCGGTCGCAAGCCCCATCAGCAACCTCAACCCGGCGCTTTACGACTGCTACCATGCCGATTGTGATGACTTCGACCTGATCAACCGGGCCGATATCGAAAACAGCGCGCGCTACACCGCGATGCTCCTCTGGGCGCTGGCCAATGCCGACACCATTCCTGCCGCGCGCCTCAGCACGGAAGACACACGCGACTTTCTGGTGAAGCACCATCTGAAAGAGCCCCTGCAACTGGGAAAAGAGTGGCGTTGGGGCGAGTAA
- a CDS encoding DUF4230 domain-containing protein, with product MLRKIIRWAIVLFLIYLAYYHLPRLWRPDPSPQNVTTTHHTLVEKIEALGRMELVRYHFTDVIDHEVVREWFLPNAQVHLLVRGEAIGCIDFAKLDSSDVQIVGDTVLVQLPAPEICSHRIDHQRSRVLDVEYQPMNQGKLVDEAYRRAEREILNAALKDEILKETEENADKVLRPMLETLSGRTVILRFAPAPVPIRPQ from the coding sequence ATGTTGAGAAAAATCATTCGCTGGGCGATTGTCCTTTTCCTGATCTACCTGGCCTATTACCATTTGCCCAGGCTCTGGCGTCCCGATCCTTCGCCCCAGAACGTCACGACGACCCACCACACCCTCGTCGAGAAAATCGAAGCGCTGGGACGTATGGAACTGGTGCGTTACCACTTTACAGACGTGATCGACCACGAAGTGGTGCGCGAGTGGTTTCTGCCCAATGCGCAGGTGCATCTGTTGGTGCGGGGCGAAGCCATCGGGTGCATCGACTTTGCTAAGCTCGACAGTAGCGACGTTCAGATTGTGGGCGATACGGTGCTGGTGCAGTTGCCCGCGCCGGAAATCTGCTCGCATCGGATCGATCACCAGCGTTCGCGGGTGCTGGACGTAGAGTACCAGCCCATGAATCAGGGAAAGCTGGTGGACGAGGCGTATCGCCGCGCCGAACGCGAGATTCTGAACGCTGCGTTGAAAGACGAAATTTTGAAGGAAACGGAAGAAAACGCCGATAAGGTGCTGCGGCCCATGCTCGAAACCCTTTCCGGCCGGACGGTGATTTTACGTTTTGCGCCCGCGCCCGTTCCGATTCGCCCGCAGTAA
- a CDS encoding 1-aminocyclopropane-1-carboxylate deaminase/D-cysteine desulfhydrase → MMSQSVSVPLQTLTHPVFRQRGIEVKVLRDDLYRLPPWSEEVRQHLAGNKWHKLRYNADQARREGHTTLLAFGGAYSNLIRAVATLGQAEGFRTIGVIRGEPHEPLNPVLQWACQCGMTLHYVDRTHYRQKHEPAFRDALAQQFGRFYLIPEGGSNALAVRGCRDILASVEEPYDWVCCPCGTGGTLAGLVVGMRPEAQALGFSVLKGGDFLRDDVRQLLHAYARQFGPVSDRSWDVCTAYHFGGYARTTAELTSFVSHFTSVHRIPLEPIYTGKMFYGIVALAEKGFFPRGSALVAVHTGGVF, encoded by the coding sequence ATGATGTCGCAATCCGTTTCGGTTCCGCTCCAAACCCTGACGCATCCCGTGTTCCGGCAACGGGGCATCGAGGTGAAGGTGCTGCGCGACGATTTGTACCGCCTGCCCCCCTGGAGTGAGGAAGTGCGGCAACACCTGGCGGGCAACAAATGGCACAAACTGCGTTACAACGCAGACCAGGCCCGGCGAGAGGGCCACACCACGCTGCTGGCCTTCGGCGGAGCTTATTCGAACCTGATTCGGGCGGTAGCGACCCTGGGCCAGGCCGAAGGGTTTCGCACCATCGGGGTGATCCGGGGCGAACCGCACGAGCCGCTGAATCCGGTGTTGCAGTGGGCCTGCCAGTGTGGCATGACGTTGCATTACGTGGACCGGACGCACTACCGTCAAAAACACGAGCCCGCTTTCAGGGACGCGTTGGCACAACAGTTCGGGCGGTTTTATCTGATTCCGGAGGGCGGGAGCAATGCCCTGGCCGTTCGGGGATGCCGCGACATTCTGGCGTCGGTAGAGGAGCCGTACGACTGGGTCTGCTGTCCGTGCGGCACGGGCGGAACGCTGGCCGGTCTGGTGGTCGGTATGCGGCCGGAGGCGCAGGCCCTGGGGTTTTCGGTGCTGAAGGGTGGCGACTTTTTGCGCGACGACGTGCGACAGTTGCTGCACGCCTACGCCCGGCAGTTTGGGCCGGTGTCCGACCGGTCGTGGGACGTGTGCACCGCGTATCATTTTGGGGGCTATGCCCGCACCACGGCGGAACTAACCTCGTTCGTATCGCATTTTACATCCGTCCACCGGATTCCCCTCGAGCCCATCTACACCGGAAAAATGTTTTACGGAATAGTGGCGTTGGCAGAGAAAGGTTTCTTTCCACGCGGTAGCGCCCTGGTGGCCGTCCATACGGGTGGCGTTTTTTAG
- a CDS encoding RluA family pseudouridine synthase → MAEPDDENFEESDDLFEHYRLQADPRQSLLRLDKFLTDRLPNASRNKVQEAIANGFVHVNEANIKSNYKVKPGDVITVSLPHPPRETDILPENIPLNTVYEDDDVLVVNKPAGMVVHPAYNNWTGTLVNALAYHFQNLPTSQNGEARPGLVHRIDKDTSGLMVVAKTEVAMTHLARQFFDHSIERTYWALVWGEPEPAQGTIDVNLGRSLKDRRVTDAFPAGDIGRRAVTHYQVLKPLRYISLVKCNLETGRTHQIRAHMKYLGHPLFNDATYGGDKILKGTVFSKYKAFVENCFQLLPRQALHAKSLGFVHPTTRQWLQFESELPDDFAAALDKWERYVNQHE, encoded by the coding sequence ATGGCGGAACCAGACGACGAAAACTTTGAGGAATCGGATGACCTGTTTGAACATTACCGACTGCAGGCCGACCCGCGCCAGTCGTTGTTGCGGCTGGACAAGTTTCTGACCGACCGCCTGCCGAACGCCAGCCGCAACAAAGTGCAGGAGGCGATTGCCAACGGCTTTGTGCATGTGAATGAGGCAAACATCAAGTCCAATTATAAGGTAAAGCCGGGCGATGTGATTACCGTATCGTTGCCGCACCCGCCGCGCGAAACGGACATTCTCCCGGAAAACATCCCGCTCAATACTGTTTACGAGGACGACGACGTGCTGGTGGTGAACAAGCCGGCGGGCATGGTGGTGCATCCCGCCTACAACAATTGGACGGGGACGCTGGTCAATGCCCTGGCGTACCACTTCCAGAACCTGCCGACCTCGCAAAACGGCGAGGCGCGTCCCGGGCTCGTACACCGCATCGACAAGGATACGTCGGGCCTGATGGTAGTGGCCAAAACGGAAGTCGCGATGACGCACCTAGCGAGACAGTTTTTCGATCACTCGATCGAGCGGACCTATTGGGCTTTGGTGTGGGGCGAGCCGGAGCCGGCGCAAGGTACGATCGACGTGAACCTGGGGCGTAGCCTGAAAGACCGGCGGGTAACTGATGCGTTTCCGGCGGGTGACATCGGGCGACGGGCCGTGACGCATTATCAGGTGCTCAAACCGCTGCGGTACATTTCGCTGGTAAAGTGTAATCTGGAAACGGGCCGAACGCACCAGATCCGAGCCCACATGAAGTACCTGGGGCACCCGCTGTTCAACGATGCGACATACGGCGGAGACAAGATTCTGAAGGGCACGGTCTTTTCGAAGTACAAGGCTTTTGTCGAAAACTGTTTTCAGTTGCTGCCCCGGCAGGCGCTTCATGCCAAGTCGTTGGGGTTTGTGCATCCGACCACCCGCCAGTGGCTTCAATTCGAGTCTGAGCTGCCCGACGATTTTGCGGCCGCGCTCGACAAATGGGAGCGGTACGTAAACCAGCACGAGTAA
- a CDS encoding aldose 1-epimerase family protein: MPTLQNDHLRLTLKPIGAEMTSLYHLAQEKEYLWQADPEVWARHAPVLFPIVGKLKGNQYQVDEQTYTLPQHGFARDLPFELIKQSPQQALFRLESDSTTREKYPFEFRLDIGYALRGSAVRVSYTVANQGDETMYFSIGAHPGFAICLFPDEQLDDYYLEFDHAERAARALLEGGLFNSATRPVLTGTPTLPLDAHSFDEDAIVFKQLKSQKVSLKSRKSDYRVKVCYAGFPYLGIWSKAGAPFVCIEPWYGLADATDATGQLSAKEGILSLGSGKTFQCHFDIYVGPSVK; this comes from the coding sequence ATGCCTACGCTGCAAAACGATCACTTACGGCTCACGCTGAAACCCATCGGTGCCGAAATGACCAGCCTTTACCACCTTGCACAAGAAAAAGAGTACCTCTGGCAAGCCGATCCGGAGGTGTGGGCCCGGCACGCCCCGGTGCTTTTTCCGATCGTGGGCAAGCTCAAGGGAAATCAGTATCAGGTCGATGAACAGACGTATACCCTCCCGCAGCACGGTTTTGCGCGGGATTTGCCGTTCGAACTGATCAAACAAAGTCCACAGCAGGCGCTCTTCCGGTTAGAAAGCGATTCGACGACCCGCGAAAAATACCCGTTCGAATTTCGGCTGGACATCGGGTATGCATTGCGAGGGAGTGCCGTTCGCGTGAGCTATACGGTTGCCAATCAGGGAGACGAAACCATGTATTTTTCGATCGGAGCGCATCCGGGCTTTGCAATCTGCCTGTTTCCGGACGAACAACTGGATGATTATTACTTGGAGTTTGACCATGCGGAGCGTGCCGCACGGGCGCTGCTGGAGGGCGGCCTCTTCAACAGCGCGACCCGGCCCGTTCTTACCGGCACCCCGACGCTTCCGCTCGACGCCCACTCGTTCGACGAGGATGCCATCGTGTTCAAACAGTTGAAATCACAAAAAGTAAGTCTGAAAAGCCGCAAGAGCGACTACCGGGTCAAAGTCTGTTACGCAGGTTTTCCTTACCTGGGCATCTGGTCCAAGGCGGGCGCTCCGTTCGTGTGCATCGAACCTTGGTATGGCCTGGCGGACGCGACCGACGCCACAGGGCAGCTTTCTGCCAAAGAGGGGATTCTTTCTTTAGGCAGTGGGAAAACGTTCCAATGTCACTTCGACATTTACGTCGGTCCTTCGGTCAAATAG
- a CDS encoding acyloxyacyl hydrolase, which translates to MCWSLSGVLLAQSGAEKACFAYDAQAYYGAIFRYQRHTQQVLFTHPYSLEVTVNRLPTGRHDWERMYGGPTVGVTLSYTHFGTAHELGRAVGATTQFRVPLRRFRHGWLEADPGLGVVYGNRPYDRETNPYQKAYSTHFSVLLRGNLNYYHTLADRWALVASLAFRHFSNGAMRNPNNGMNYPLVGVGVRYQPHGALVPIRPEPPTTPVEKTWHLHLAGAIAWKQVTFGTPRKAVYQGNLMLMHRLGRYASLTLGTDLIHDPTFDRDYAARLQEIKNTDPWKAGVTVGGEMHIGTLGVLAQMGLMAYDPHLFNGRLYQRFGLRYQLTRRWFVQTTVRAYSRKAECLEWGGGIRF; encoded by the coding sequence TTGTGTTGGTCGTTGTCCGGGGTGCTCCTAGCGCAGTCGGGTGCCGAAAAAGCCTGTTTCGCCTACGATGCGCAAGCCTACTACGGGGCCATTTTCCGTTACCAACGCCACACCCAACAGGTCCTGTTTACCCACCCTTATTCCCTTGAAGTTACCGTAAACCGCCTTCCGACCGGGCGACACGACTGGGAGCGGATGTACGGCGGCCCGACGGTAGGCGTCACGCTCTCGTATACTCATTTTGGCACCGCGCACGAACTAGGCCGTGCGGTGGGCGCGACCACGCAGTTTCGGGTGCCGCTGCGCCGTTTTCGGCACGGATGGCTGGAAGCCGACCCCGGACTGGGTGTGGTGTACGGCAACCGACCCTACGACCGGGAGACCAATCCGTACCAGAAAGCTTACAGTACCCACTTTAGCGTGTTGTTGCGCGGCAACCTGAATTACTACCATACCCTTGCGGATCGGTGGGCGTTAGTCGCCAGCCTGGCCTTTCGCCATTTTTCGAACGGTGCGATGCGCAACCCGAACAACGGGATGAACTACCCACTTGTCGGCGTAGGTGTCCGGTATCAACCCCACGGGGCACTGGTGCCCATCCGCCCGGAGCCCCCCACCACCCCGGTAGAAAAAACGTGGCACCTGCACCTGGCCGGGGCCATTGCCTGGAAACAAGTGACGTTCGGTACGCCGCGCAAGGCGGTCTATCAGGGAAATCTAATGCTGATGCATCGGTTGGGACGCTACGCTTCACTAACGCTGGGAACGGATCTGATCCACGATCCGACGTTCGACCGCGACTATGCCGCCCGTCTTCAGGAAATAAAAAATACCGATCCCTGGAAAGCCGGCGTCACGGTTGGCGGCGAAATGCACATCGGAACGTTGGGGGTACTGGCACAAATGGGGCTGATGGCGTACGATCCACACCTGTTCAACGGCAGGCTGTACCAACGTTTCGGGCTGCGCTACCAACTGACCCGCCGCTGGTTCGTACAGACCACCGTGCGGGCGTATTCGCGCAAAGCCGAGTGCCTTGAATGGGGCGGCGGCATTCGCTTCTGA